From the genome of Cytobacillus firmus, one region includes:
- a CDS encoding DUF3231 family protein has translation MDNTKAAKLTAGELAHCWEQLMNNSMSNVVLEYLTLTSEQEEVKSLCSEAGSISKSAVQFFESVLRSENYPIPKGFNIKDDLNPNAPKMYTDVFILFYLNNLSKIGMSLTSMALSDSVREDIRNFFHEQLKNLSSLFERTTTILLEKGVFVRPPSITSTHETNPIADKGFLGNFFNDNRELTAREANELHKNVFMNYIGKNLLIGFIQSTSNQQLMSLLQHGKELSINIIDKLGDILVQNDLPISMTWDTNVLDGKTSPFSDKLISYLLDQLNRDGIASYGYSAAVSIRKDLKTTYAKIIADVYQYEENIKTFMIKNEWLEKPPVALNRDKLAQD, from the coding sequence ATGGATAATACAAAAGCTGCAAAGTTAACTGCGGGTGAGTTAGCACATTGTTGGGAACAGTTAATGAATAATAGTATGTCAAATGTTGTTTTGGAGTATCTTACCTTAACATCAGAACAAGAAGAAGTTAAATCTCTTTGTAGTGAGGCGGGTTCTATTTCTAAATCTGCTGTACAATTTTTTGAATCTGTTCTACGAAGTGAAAACTATCCAATTCCTAAAGGCTTTAACATTAAAGATGATTTAAACCCAAATGCCCCTAAGATGTATACGGATGTTTTTATACTATTTTATTTAAATAATTTGTCTAAAATTGGAATGTCCTTAACAAGTATGGCACTATCCGATTCCGTAAGGGAGGATATCCGCAATTTTTTCCACGAACAGTTAAAAAACCTTTCAAGTTTATTTGAACGTACAACAACCATTCTATTGGAAAAGGGAGTATTTGTAAGACCTCCTTCAATTACCTCCACTCATGAAACAAACCCAATTGCAGATAAAGGATTTTTGGGTAACTTCTTTAATGATAATAGAGAATTAACGGCAAGAGAAGCAAATGAGCTACACAAAAATGTTTTTATGAATTATATTGGTAAAAACTTATTAATTGGATTTATACAATCTACATCTAATCAGCAACTAATGAGTTTATTGCAACATGGAAAAGAATTATCTATAAATATTATAGACAAATTAGGTGATATTTTAGTTCAAAATGATTTACCTATTTCAATGACTTGGGATACGAATGTTTTGGATGGTAAAACATCTCCTTTTTCAGATAAATTAATATCTTATCTATTAGACCAACTTAATCGTGATGGTATCGCCAGTTATGGATATAGTGCAGCAGTAAGTATCCGAAAAGATTTAAAAACAACATATGCAAAGATAATTGCAGATGTGTATCAATATGAAGAAAATATAAAAACCTTTATGATAAAAAATGAGTGGCTGGAGAAACCTCCTGTTGCACTAAATAGGGATAAGCTTGCTCAAGACTAA
- a CDS encoding MarR family winged helix-turn-helix transcriptional regulator, with protein sequence MIARALDSISNIEFKELDLTKGQYLYLVRICEKPGIIQEKLAEMIKVDRTTAARAIKKLEMNGFIEKKDDEQNKKIRKLFPTEKGKKAFPFIKREHEYSNAIALEGFTEKEAEIIFSLLQKVRKNVEKDWEYVKKGNKRNY encoded by the coding sequence ATGATCGCGAGGGCGCTGGATTCCATAAGCAATATCGAATTTAAAGAGCTTGACCTTACAAAAGGGCAGTATCTGTACCTTGTGCGAATATGTGAAAAACCAGGAATTATTCAGGAAAAGTTAGCTGAGATGATAAAAGTAGATCGGACAACAGCGGCCCGAGCGATTAAAAAGCTTGAAATGAATGGCTTCATAGAAAAGAAAGATGATGAACAGAACAAGAAAATCAGGAAGCTCTTCCCGACAGAGAAAGGGAAAAAAGCTTTTCCTTTCATAAAAAGAGAACATGAATATTCCAATGCGATTGCCTTAGAGGGATTCACCGAAAAAGAAGCAGAAATCATTTTCAGTCTGCTTCAAAAAGTTAGAAAAAATGTCGAGAAAGACTGGGAATATGTGAAAAAGGGGAACAAGAGAAATTATTAA
- a CDS encoding FMN-binding negative transcriptional regulator, which translates to MYIPKYYKVTDADEIWEFVQSNSFGTIVTVKQGRPIAAHLPLQLIKEGDTCYLTGHMAYGNPQWRTFADSDDVLVMFQGPHAYISSSWYEEENVPTWNYQAVHVYGQASILSEEELKGDLAILLQKYEKHRKNPVLWDTLSPELVEQQLKGIVGFKIKVQEIQAANKLSQNRNERDYQNIIHKLYEENDFDSKQMAQLMEGKFKKRL; encoded by the coding sequence ATGTATATTCCAAAATACTATAAAGTCACAGATGCGGATGAAATATGGGAGTTTGTTCAAAGTAATTCGTTTGGCACGATCGTCACAGTAAAACAAGGAAGGCCCATTGCCGCTCATTTGCCACTGCAGCTAATAAAAGAAGGAGATACGTGCTATTTAACAGGGCATATGGCTTACGGGAACCCGCAATGGAGAACATTTGCAGACTCTGATGATGTACTGGTGATGTTCCAGGGGCCTCATGCTTATATTTCTTCCTCCTGGTACGAAGAAGAAAATGTACCGACTTGGAATTATCAGGCTGTCCATGTATATGGTCAAGCGAGTATTCTGAGTGAAGAGGAATTAAAGGGTGACCTGGCCATCCTGCTTCAAAAATATGAAAAGCATCGCAAAAATCCTGTCTTATGGGATACACTTTCTCCTGAGCTTGTAGAACAGCAGCTAAAAGGAATTGTTGGATTCAAGATAAAAGTACAGGAAATTCAAGCTGCCAATAAACTAAGCCAGAACCGTAATGAAAGAGACTATCAAAACATCATTCATAAACTCTATGAAGAGAATGATTTTGATTCTAAGCAAATGGCCCAGCTGATGGAGGGGAAATTTAAAAAGAGATTATAG
- a CDS encoding alpha/beta fold hydrolase: MERRVGLISLDDVAIEYSIIGKGEPIFVFHGGHSNCNEEFGYKGLVENGYSIITPSRAGYGKTSEVIGESLTAACEYYAKLLDHLRIEQVHVLAISAGGPTGIRFASLFPKRVTSLTLESAVSKEWLTSKDLEYKAAHIIFRPSIEGFTWKILGFFSNFFSKLMFNMMSSQFSSLSKKDIKQRIGDNDITEFKKMNNRQRSGSGFLIDIKQTKELTDKDLRSISSPVLILHSKNDGFIPLKHPYHAHKNIPHSEISVLDSWGHLIWIGKLASERDEKLVSFLESHKLEDSF; encoded by the coding sequence GTGGAAAGAAGAGTTGGATTAATTTCATTAGACGATGTGGCTATCGAGTATTCTATTATTGGGAAAGGTGAACCTATTTTTGTTTTTCATGGAGGCCACTCAAATTGCAACGAAGAATTTGGCTATAAAGGTTTAGTGGAGAATGGATATTCTATCATTACCCCATCGAGAGCAGGATATGGAAAGACTTCAGAAGTGATAGGAGAAAGTTTAACTGCTGCTTGTGAATATTACGCAAAATTGTTAGACCATCTTCGAATTGAACAGGTACATGTACTGGCTATATCGGCGGGAGGTCCAACAGGAATCCGATTTGCCTCTTTATTTCCGAAAAGAGTCACAAGTCTTACCTTAGAGAGTGCGGTTTCAAAGGAATGGCTGACATCGAAGGATCTGGAGTATAAGGCAGCCCACATTATCTTTCGGCCATCTATTGAAGGGTTCACATGGAAGATTCTTGGTTTTTTCAGTAATTTCTTTTCAAAGCTAATGTTCAATATGATGTCTTCACAGTTTAGTTCCCTCTCAAAAAAGGACATTAAACAAAGAATTGGTGACAATGATATCACGGAATTTAAAAAGATGAATAACCGTCAGCGTTCGGGCAGTGGTTTTCTTATTGACATTAAACAAACCAAGGAATTAACTGACAAGGATCTAAGATCCATCTCCAGTCCTGTTTTGATTCTTCATAGTAAAAATGACGGTTTTATTCCACTGAAACATCCTTATCACGCACATAAAAATATTCCACATTCTGAAATCAGTGTACTTGATTCTTGGGGACATTTAATCTGGATAGGGAAATTAGCAAGTGAAAGAGATGAGAAACTTGTTTCTTTTTTAGAGTCACATAAACTTGAGGATTCTTTTTAA
- a CDS encoding tRNA (cytidine(34)-2'-O)-methyltransferase: MAIHVVLYQPDIPANTGNIALTCAGTDTALHLIRPLGFSTEPEMIKRAGFDFWDSVNISYYDSMDEFFSKNQGEFYYIETFGEQAHSSFDFSDVSKEHYFMFGKETTGLPKDLLEENKDHFLRIPMNGNVRSLNLSSTAAILVYEALRQQRFPNMK; this comes from the coding sequence TTGGCCATACATGTCGTACTATATCAGCCGGATATTCCGGCCAACACCGGAAATATTGCCCTGACTTGTGCTGGAACAGATACAGCTCTGCATTTAATCCGGCCGCTTGGCTTTTCAACAGAGCCGGAAATGATCAAGCGGGCAGGCTTTGATTTCTGGGACTCTGTGAACATATCGTATTATGATTCCATGGATGAATTTTTCTCAAAAAACCAGGGCGAGTTTTACTATATTGAAACCTTTGGTGAACAGGCCCATTCATCCTTTGATTTCAGTGATGTCTCAAAGGAGCACTATTTTATGTTTGGAAAAGAAACCACAGGCTTGCCAAAAGACTTGCTGGAAGAAAATAAAGATCACTTCTTAAGAATCCCTATGAATGGCAATGTCCGATCACTCAACCTTTCGAGCACAGCTGCGATATTGGTATACGAGGCATTGCGCCAGCAGCGATTCCCGAATATGAAATAA
- a CDS encoding CitMHS family transporter: MLALLGYCMVAVFMALIMTKRMSALLALIIVPIIFALIGGFYTGIGDMMLEGIKQVAPTGVMLVFAILYFGIMIDAGLFEPIVNTILRIVKGDPLKIALGTVALASLVALDGDGTTTFIITVTAMLPLYKKLNMNLYMLATLALLSIGVMNMTPWGGPTARVISSLQLTTEEVFLPLIPVMAAGILFAFLAAWYFGIKERKRIGIRQMDDSAIRELQTAEEQVAAAVSRESLADLQRPKLIWINAGLTIALLIALIAGLLPLPVLFMLGFAIAAMINYPNLVQQKERVAAHAGNVLAVVALVFASGIFTGIMNGTEMVDAMATALVQVIPDQLGSQLPLITAITSMPFTYFMANDPYYYGIIPIIGETAASYNIPMAEIARASVLGQPAHVLSPLYAAGYLLVGMIGIDYGQNQRFALKWAVASSLFMIMAAILFGVISI; encoded by the coding sequence ATGCTCGCATTGCTTGGATATTGTATGGTTGCAGTTTTTATGGCTTTAATTATGACGAAACGAATGTCTGCCCTATTGGCATTAATTATTGTTCCGATTATATTTGCTTTAATTGGCGGCTTCTATACAGGGATTGGGGATATGATGCTTGAAGGGATTAAGCAGGTTGCTCCTACAGGCGTGATGCTTGTATTTGCTATCCTCTATTTCGGCATTATGATTGATGCTGGCTTGTTTGAACCAATTGTGAATACGATTTTGCGGATTGTTAAGGGGGACCCGCTAAAGATTGCCCTTGGAACTGTTGCTCTCGCGTCGCTGGTCGCTCTGGACGGAGATGGAACAACAACGTTCATTATTACTGTTACAGCCATGCTGCCTCTATATAAAAAGCTGAATATGAATTTATATATGCTGGCAACGCTCGCCCTTCTCTCCATCGGCGTTATGAACATGACACCCTGGGGCGGACCGACAGCCAGAGTCATCAGTTCTCTGCAGCTTACAACCGAAGAAGTGTTCCTTCCGCTGATTCCTGTAATGGCAGCCGGCATTCTTTTTGCCTTCCTTGCTGCCTGGTACTTTGGCATTAAGGAACGGAAACGAATCGGAATCCGCCAAATGGATGATTCAGCTATCAGGGAGCTGCAGACTGCAGAAGAACAGGTAGCCGCTGCTGTCAGCAGAGAATCGCTTGCAGATCTGCAGCGTCCAAAGCTGATTTGGATAAATGCAGGACTGACCATAGCTCTTCTGATTGCCTTAATCGCCGGATTGCTGCCGCTCCCTGTTCTCTTTATGTTAGGCTTTGCGATTGCCGCGATGATTAATTACCCAAACCTGGTGCAGCAAAAAGAACGTGTTGCCGCGCATGCTGGAAATGTCCTCGCAGTTGTCGCCTTAGTCTTTGCTTCTGGTATATTCACAGGAATCATGAACGGAACTGAAATGGTGGACGCAATGGCGACAGCGCTTGTTCAAGTCATTCCGGATCAACTGGGATCACAGCTGCCATTAATTACAGCGATCACAAGCATGCCATTTACGTATTTCATGGCGAACGACCCCTATTATTATGGAATTATCCCGATCATAGGAGAAACGGCTGCGAGCTACAATATTCCTATGGCTGAAATTGCCCGTGCATCAGTGCTCGGCCAGCCTGCTCACGTGCTAAGCCCGCTCTATGCCGCAGGGTACCTGCTAGTCGGAATGATCGGCATTGACTATGGCCAAAATCAGCGCTTTGCATTAAAATGGGCAGTTGCCTCTTCACTATTTATGATTATGGCTGCCATTTTATTTGGTGTTATTTCGATTTAA
- a CDS encoding response regulator: MTNPSIGVLIVEDDPVASSVYEQLIQKRQDFTVIGKAQTASETIQLLNVITPDLILLDVHLPDANGIDLLFQIKHNHRHIDIIMITASNDAKTVRDAMRGGAYSYLLKPIMVESFFSTLEEYSQTRHAWQTNAQIKQDQIQRLFQKSSPAAETKHEAEALPKGIDKHTLRKVTQAMKAASTSLNAEEVGMQIGASHSTARRYLEYLVSIDLVEVDIVYGSVGRPERRYKQL, translated from the coding sequence ATGACTAACCCATCAATTGGGGTGCTTATCGTTGAGGATGACCCTGTCGCTTCGTCTGTATATGAACAGCTTATCCAAAAAAGACAGGATTTCACTGTCATAGGGAAAGCACAAACTGCTTCTGAAACGATTCAATTGCTAAACGTGATTACACCTGACTTGATCTTGCTCGATGTTCACCTGCCGGACGCCAATGGCATTGATTTGCTGTTTCAGATCAAACACAACCATCGCCATATCGATATCATCATGATAACAGCTTCAAATGATGCTAAAACCGTAAGAGATGCCATGCGCGGGGGAGCATATAGCTATCTGCTGAAGCCCATAATGGTTGAAAGCTTCTTTTCAACTTTAGAAGAGTACAGCCAAACAAGGCACGCCTGGCAAACCAATGCTCAAATTAAACAAGATCAAATACAGCGGCTCTTTCAAAAAAGTTCCCCTGCTGCGGAGACAAAGCACGAGGCTGAAGCTTTGCCAAAAGGCATCGACAAACATACACTGAGAAAAGTTACACAAGCAATGAAAGCAGCATCCACAAGCCTGAATGCTGAAGAAGTAGGAATGCAAATTGGCGCAAGCCACTCCACGGCAAGGCGCTATTTAGAGTACCTGGTTTCTATTGACCTTGTGGAAGTGGATATAGTCTATGGCAGTGTAGGCCGCCCCGAACGCCGATACAAACAACTCTAG
- a CDS encoding ATP-binding protein, translating into MSKLIKLKRPGLFGQMVLLVLTVLILCILLIIISFSSIIDQMIERTTGQQALTVAELVAENNSIIDAFDAEHPAQLIQPIAEKLRERTGADYIVIANEAGIRYSHPYPDQIGKETETSNKAPLSGDSVIFIGNGVLGEAVKAKTPIYDEAGTIIGVSSVGFLTNEVESRIFVYQLRVAAFGGLALLIGIPGAFYIARRVKRLIFNLEPEEISHAFSEKQAILESIGDATLAISPALQILSANKKARDILGDHAEGTLTEPHLKALIRTALQNPNRLIQEQALIKNSIYIVDISPILAEETEISGIVLTIRPFSEVEDLANELIEIRQHANHIRAQTHEYLNKLNTLNGLLLLERYEEAKAFMKMEVQELQQTVTFLMSTIKDPLIVAVLLGKVNRAKEMKVSITFDENSQWLDFPDTIQSEHVVTVIGNLIDNALEASSEWKGKSAAVHLSFTDYGDELVMDIEDNGKGMTSEEEAYFFTEGATTKNHPQHGLGLTIMQHALGQLGGEWYRTDRLEGTCMTIAIPKNNPEHTTAEERENHD; encoded by the coding sequence GTGTCGAAACTTATTAAATTAAAACGGCCGGGGCTTTTCGGGCAAATGGTTCTGCTTGTTCTTACTGTACTCATACTTTGCATACTGTTAATAATTATTTCTTTTTCCTCCATCATTGATCAAATGATTGAGAGAACCACTGGACAGCAGGCACTGACCGTTGCCGAATTGGTCGCTGAAAACAATTCCATTATCGATGCGTTTGATGCAGAACATCCGGCACAGCTTATACAGCCGATTGCCGAGAAACTTAGAGAGCGGACAGGTGCAGATTATATTGTAATAGCGAACGAGGCTGGCATCCGTTATTCCCATCCTTACCCGGATCAAATAGGGAAAGAGACAGAAACAAGCAACAAAGCCCCGCTCTCTGGAGATTCTGTTATTTTCATAGGAAATGGCGTCTTAGGAGAAGCAGTTAAAGCGAAAACACCCATTTATGATGAGGCAGGTACTATTATCGGTGTTTCTTCCGTTGGCTTCTTAACGAATGAAGTAGAAAGTAGAATCTTTGTTTATCAGCTGCGGGTAGCAGCTTTCGGAGGACTTGCCCTTCTGATTGGAATACCAGGCGCATTTTATATTGCCAGACGAGTCAAAAGGCTAATATTTAATTTAGAGCCCGAGGAGATTTCCCATGCCTTTTCTGAAAAACAGGCTATTCTGGAGTCGATTGGGGACGCCACTCTTGCCATTAGCCCTGCGCTCCAAATTTTATCAGCCAATAAAAAAGCACGTGACATTCTGGGGGATCATGCAGAAGGTACACTGACAGAGCCTCACTTGAAAGCGCTTATCAGAACGGCATTACAGAATCCGAACCGATTAATCCAGGAACAAGCGCTCATCAAGAACTCGATATATATTGTAGACATTTCGCCCATCTTAGCTGAAGAAACGGAAATATCAGGTATAGTGCTGACTATCCGCCCCTTCTCTGAAGTAGAAGATCTGGCGAATGAACTTATTGAGATCCGGCAGCACGCGAACCATATTCGGGCACAGACCCATGAATATTTAAATAAATTGAATACATTAAACGGGCTCCTGCTACTGGAGCGTTACGAAGAGGCTAAGGCATTTATGAAGATGGAGGTGCAGGAACTGCAGCAGACTGTCACCTTTTTAATGTCCACCATAAAAGATCCTTTAATTGTTGCCGTTCTTCTTGGGAAAGTGAACCGGGCCAAAGAAATGAAAGTCTCAATCACCTTTGATGAAAACAGCCAATGGCTGGACTTCCCTGATACCATTCAAAGTGAACATGTCGTTACTGTAATTGGCAATCTGATTGATAATGCTCTTGAAGCATCTTCTGAATGGAAAGGAAAGAGCGCCGCTGTCCACTTGTCCTTTACAGACTATGGAGACGAGCTTGTTATGGATATCGAAGACAATGGCAAAGGCATGACCTCCGAAGAAGAAGCCTACTTTTTCACCGAAGGAGCCACAACTAAAAACCACCCGCAGCACGGCCTGGGCCTGACAATCATGCAGCATGCACTAGGCCAGCTTGGAGGGGAATGGTACCGGACAGACCGGTTAGAAGGAACATGTATGACCATCGCCATTCCAAAAAACAATCCTGAACACACAACCGCGGAGGAGAGAGAAAATCATGACTAA
- a CDS encoding GNAT family N-acetyltransferase: MKIRAAELSDAGGIAKVHVDSWRTTYKNIIPEEFLENLSYQSREELWINIIPKGIVFVAENDEGQIVGFSSGGKERSGDYKEYQGELSSIYILKEFQGQGIGKALVKSVTKELGKSGMNTMLVFVLADNNSTLFYEAMGGKVIDKIEVEIAGKKLYELVYGWDTIDTLSGQE; the protein is encoded by the coding sequence ATGAAGATTAGGGCAGCTGAATTATCAGATGCAGGCGGGATTGCTAAGGTACACGTTGACAGCTGGAGAACTACATACAAAAATATTATCCCAGAAGAATTCTTAGAGAATTTATCATATCAAAGCCGTGAAGAGTTATGGATTAATATTATTCCAAAGGGGATTGTCTTTGTGGCAGAAAATGATGAAGGACAGATTGTTGGTTTTTCATCTGGCGGCAAGGAAAGAAGTGGAGATTACAAAGAATACCAGGGAGAACTCAGTTCCATCTATATTTTGAAAGAATTTCAAGGGCAAGGAATAGGTAAGGCTCTTGTTAAATCTGTAACTAAGGAATTGGGGAAATCAGGGATGAACACCATGCTCGTTTTTGTTTTAGCGGATAATAATTCCACGCTATTTTATGAGGCCATGGGCGGCAAGGTCATTGATAAGATTGAAGTTGAGATTGCAGGAAAGAAACTTTATGAACTTGTTTACGGCTGGGATACAATTGATACTTTAAGTGGACAGGAATGA
- a CDS encoding VOC family protein, translating to MSEKLLRVGTTYIPVTNVELSSEWYVNKLGAELSYKDGDKAILNFANQSIFLVKSKEDQSANFLDIYGNERFSLTFEVNGLSALEAIHRDFKQSGMRVGEIEDRGHSGRNFVFYDLDGNKFDVWSELSPAFKEKYLISK from the coding sequence ATGAGCGAGAAATTATTACGAGTAGGTACAACCTATATACCAGTAACAAATGTAGAGCTTTCCTCTGAGTGGTATGTAAATAAATTAGGAGCAGAGTTAAGCTACAAAGATGGAGACAAAGCAATTTTAAATTTTGCCAATCAGAGTATTTTTCTTGTGAAATCTAAGGAGGATCAAAGCGCCAATTTCTTGGATATTTACGGCAATGAGCGATTTTCGCTTACATTTGAAGTTAATGGATTAAGTGCCTTAGAAGCCATTCATAGAGACTTTAAGCAAAGTGGAATGAGAGTTGGAGAGATCGAAGACAGAGGACACTCTGGAAGGAATTTTGTCTTTTATGATTTAGACGGCAATAAATTTGATGTTTGGAGTGAATTAAGTCCAGCCTTCAAAGAGAAATATCTCATTTCCAAATAG
- the ytzI gene encoding YtzI protein: MLTGLIIVGVLIVLIVLFLSVITTSKAYNFKHTVDPLENNPNISEDRQVQNSNNK; encoded by the coding sequence ATGTTAACGGGATTAATAATTGTTGGGGTTTTGATTGTTTTAATTGTGCTGTTCTTAAGTGTTATCACAACTTCTAAAGCCTATAACTTTAAGCATACCGTGGACCCCTTAGAAAACAATCCAAATATAAGCGAAGATCGCCAGGTTCAAAATAGTAACAATAAATAA
- a CDS encoding ArsR/SmtB family transcription factor, which yields MNLEIQQFKAEFFKALAHPLRIRILELLADGDKNVNEIQSLVGSEGSAVSQQLTVLRAKNIVTGTKDGNRVIYSLRDPMIVELLQAARQIFNNHLVDTIEMLDKFNDDDNTEQS from the coding sequence TTGAACCTTGAAATCCAGCAGTTTAAAGCTGAATTCTTTAAAGCTCTTGCCCATCCGTTAAGGATTAGGATATTGGAATTATTAGCGGATGGAGATAAGAATGTTAATGAAATTCAAAGTCTTGTAGGAAGTGAAGGGTCTGCAGTTTCACAGCAACTAACTGTCTTAAGAGCTAAAAATATTGTCACGGGAACGAAAGATGGAAATCGTGTAATCTATTCCTTAAGAGACCCCATGATTGTTGAACTACTTCAAGCAGCACGCCAAATTTTTAATAACCACCTTGTCGATACGATCGAAATGCTAGATAAGTTTAATGATGATGATAATACCGAACAGTCTTAA
- a CDS encoding SulP family inorganic anion transporter: MQYKSIFTGRYSGYSLQSFQKDLLSGLVVGVIAIPLGMAFAIASGVKPEYGIYTTIIAGILISLFGGSKFQIGGPTGAFIPILFGIVMTYGYENLLIAGFIAGVILCFMGIFRLGSLINFIPRPVTIGFTAGIAVIIFAGQIANFLGLTGVEKHESFLRNINEIIVHFHTMNGYSVLTGGICLVTILLTSKFFSRIPGSLAGLLLSTLVAIFFYPNQVATIGSTFGDIPSSLPRFEIPEITFEKIQLLIGPAFIIALLGGIESLLSAVVADGMTKSKHNSNRELVGQGIANIITPLFGGIPATGAIARTATNIKNGAVSPFSGIIHGIAVLLILLLFAPYASTIPLASMAPILMVVAWNMSEKHEFYHVLKTRTGDSLVLLVTFLLTVFANLTIAVEAGLILAIVLFTKRMSDMMVASKALPNHENKHGKIQSHMVTDTHDCPQISIYTVEGPLFFGDAQSFEQSVMNTFNHKPRVLLLRMGKVPLLDTTGEYYLSKVVKDFSKHGIILISGIKPQPKHVLKKTGLFEFIGKEYFFEHTGEAINFSLTHLNKGKCLGCKHFAFRECTVLSGEESDRQELRKTASSS; encoded by the coding sequence ATGCAATACAAATCGATTTTTACTGGAAGATATAGCGGGTATTCCTTACAAAGTTTCCAGAAGGATCTTCTGTCGGGTCTTGTGGTTGGCGTGATTGCCATTCCATTAGGTATGGCGTTTGCCATTGCTTCAGGAGTAAAACCTGAATATGGAATTTATACGACAATCATAGCAGGGATTTTGATTTCACTGTTCGGCGGGTCGAAATTTCAGATCGGTGGACCTACAGGTGCGTTTATCCCCATTTTGTTTGGAATTGTGATGACATATGGATATGAAAACCTATTAATTGCCGGATTTATAGCAGGGGTTATATTATGTTTTATGGGCATTTTCCGGCTGGGGTCTTTGATTAATTTTATTCCAAGACCTGTAACGATTGGTTTTACAGCAGGGATCGCTGTCATCATTTTTGCCGGTCAAATTGCCAACTTTTTAGGACTGACAGGTGTTGAGAAGCATGAATCATTTCTTAGAAATATAAATGAAATTATCGTTCACTTTCATACCATGAATGGTTATAGTGTTTTAACAGGCGGGATTTGTTTAGTGACCATCTTACTGACATCTAAATTCTTCTCCAGGATACCCGGATCTCTTGCGGGATTACTGCTTTCTACGCTTGTGGCGATTTTCTTCTATCCAAATCAAGTAGCAACGATTGGATCAACATTCGGGGATATTCCAAGTTCGTTACCCCGTTTTGAGATCCCGGAGATTACGTTTGAAAAAATACAGCTGTTAATCGGACCTGCCTTCATTATTGCTTTACTTGGCGGCATTGAATCCTTATTATCTGCAGTAGTAGCAGATGGAATGACAAAAAGTAAGCATAATAGTAATCGAGAACTCGTGGGCCAAGGAATTGCGAATATAATCACTCCATTATTTGGCGGGATACCGGCTACAGGCGCAATAGCCAGAACAGCCACAAATATAAAAAACGGAGCCGTTTCTCCCTTTTCCGGAATCATCCATGGAATCGCGGTTTTGCTAATTTTACTGCTCTTTGCACCTTATGCGTCGACTATTCCTTTAGCAAGTATGGCCCCTATTTTAATGGTCGTTGCTTGGAACATGAGCGAGAAGCATGAATTTTATCATGTATTAAAAACCAGGACGGGAGATTCACTTGTTTTACTTGTGACCTTTTTATTAACGGTTTTTGCAAATCTAACGATTGCTGTTGAGGCAGGGCTCATATTAGCTATAGTTTTATTTACGAAACGTATGAGTGATATGATGGTAGCTTCAAAGGCACTGCCCAATCATGAAAACAAACATGGAAAAATCCAATCTCACATGGTGACAGATACTCATGACTGTCCTCAAATTAGTATTTATACGGTAGAAGGCCCATTATTTTTCGGGGATGCTCAATCGTTCGAACAGTCAGTCATGAATACGTTCAACCATAAACCGAGAGTTTTACTTTTAAGAATGGGGAAAGTCCCGCTTCTGGATACAACGGGCGAATATTATTTATCCAAGGTTGTAAAGGATTTCTCAAAACACGGGATCATTTTAATATCTGGAATAAAACCTCAGCCAAAACATGTGCTTAAAAAGACAGGATTATTTGAATTTATAGGAAAAGAATATTTCTTTGAACATACTGGTGAGGCGATTAATTTCTCACTTACACACTTAAATAAAGGTAAATGCCTGGGCTGCAAACACTTTGCGTTTAGAGAATGTACAGTCCTTTCTGGTGAAGAAAGTGATAGGCAAGAATTAAGAAAGACTGCCAGTTCATCTTAA